One Gemella haemolysans ATCC 10379 DNA segment encodes these proteins:
- a CDS encoding APC family permease, whose product MERDAKKIFWYTLAFMAFSTVWAFGNVVNGYSEFGGLKSIVSWVLIFVIYFIPYSLIVGELGSTFKDAGGGVSSWISSTHGKLLAYYTGWTMWVVHMPYISQKPSRIIAAFSWTVFRDNRISKMDITYLQIASLVIFLVALFLATRGVNLIKKMAMLAGSSMFIMSLLFVVMAITAPSITGAKTFNIDWSLDTFMPTFDVKYITSIAILVFAVGGCEKISPYVNKMKNPSKDFPRGMIALVVMVCTTAILGTFALALMFDTNNIPKDLLTNGTYYAFQTLGNYYGVGNLFLVIYAIVDLIGQVSVVIISIDAPLRMLLSSADEKYIPKKLLVKNENDVYVNGLKLVGVIVSILLIIPMFGIKEVNDLFRWLVKLNAVTMPLRYLWVFAAYIFLKKSAEKFQSEYKFVKNKFVGMGLGAWCFFLTAFACISGMYTPESTFQTVMNIVTPIILLSLGLIMPYLAKKYNNK is encoded by the coding sequence ATGGAGAGGGATGCAAAAAAAATATTTTGGTACACCCTAGCCTTCATGGCATTCTCAACTGTATGGGCGTTCGGGAATGTCGTTAATGGATACTCTGAATTCGGTGGATTAAAATCTATAGTTTCTTGGGTTTTAATTTTCGTAATTTACTTTATTCCGTATTCATTAATCGTTGGTGAGCTAGGATCTACTTTTAAAGATGCCGGTGGTGGTGTAAGTTCTTGGATTAGTTCTACACATGGTAAACTACTTGCTTATTATACTGGATGGACAATGTGGGTAGTTCACATGCCTTATATTTCTCAAAAACCATCTCGTATTATCGCAGCGTTTAGTTGGACTGTATTTCGTGATAACCGTATTAGTAAAATGGATATCACATACTTACAAATCGCTTCTTTAGTTATCTTCTTAGTTGCTTTATTCTTAGCAACTCGTGGAGTAAACTTAATTAAGAAAATGGCGATGTTAGCCGGATCTTCAATGTTTATTATGTCATTATTATTTGTAGTTATGGCTATTACAGCACCATCTATTACTGGTGCTAAAACATTTAACATCGATTGGTCATTAGATACATTTATGCCAACATTTGATGTTAAGTATATTACATCTATTGCTATTTTAGTTTTTGCGGTAGGAGGTTGTGAGAAGATTTCACCTTATGTTAATAAGATGAAAAATCCTTCTAAAGACTTTCCTCGTGGAATGATTGCTCTAGTAGTTATGGTTTGTACTACTGCAATTCTTGGGACTTTTGCTCTAGCATTAATGTTCGATACAAATAATATTCCTAAAGACTTACTTACAAATGGAACTTACTATGCTTTCCAAACTTTAGGTAATTACTACGGTGTCGGTAACTTATTCTTAGTTATCTATGCAATCGTTGATTTAATCGGACAAGTTTCTGTTGTTATTATTTCTATCGATGCTCCACTACGTATGTTATTAAGTAGTGCTGACGAGAAATACATTCCTAAGAAATTATTAGTTAAGAACGAAAACGATGTATACGTTAACGGATTAAAACTTGTTGGGGTTATCGTTTCTATCTTACTAATTATCCCAATGTTTGGAATTAAGGAAGTTAATGATTTATTCAGATGGTTAGTTAAACTTAACGCTGTTACAATGCCATTACGTTATCTATGGGTATTCGCAGCATATATATTCTTGAAAAAATCTGCTGAGAAATTCCAATCTGAATACAAATTTGTTAAAAATAAATTTGTAGGTATGGGACTTGGAGCTTGGTGTTTCTTCTTAACTGCTTTTGCTTGTATCTCTGGTATGTACACTCCAGAAAGTACTTTCCAAACAGTTATGAACATTGTAACTCCAATCATTCTACTTTCATTAGGATTAATCATGCCTTACTTAGCTAAAAAATATAATAATAAATAA
- the prmA gene encoding 50S ribosomal protein L11 methyltransferase: MENWVEITIHTTNEASEIVESILLDYGSTGVAIEDPTTLEENLHDDFGTIVELSPADYPEVGVIVKGYINELNFDEETFKRFEAELLALGENINIGDFFKIETTIIQDSDWENSWKDYFDILNIGEKFVIVPTWREHENTEDKYIINIDPGMAFGTGGHETTSLCIKNLEKYVQRTDNVIDVGCGSGILSIAASYLTDGNIKAVDLDKLAVDVSYENFALNNLEKRIEVDQASLLTKETKKYNIIVSNILAHIIELMIDDAYNLLEDGGYYITSGIIEEKKDELLEKMLERGFKLVEETSDNGWYSFVVTK, translated from the coding sequence ATGGAAAATTGGGTTGAAATTACAATTCATACTACTAATGAAGCTAGTGAAATAGTTGAGTCTATTCTTCTTGATTATGGTTCAACTGGGGTTGCTATCGAAGATCCTACTACTCTTGAGGAGAACTTACATGATGATTTCGGTACTATCGTTGAGCTTAGTCCTGCTGATTATCCTGAAGTCGGAGTTATCGTTAAAGGATACATCAATGAGCTAAATTTTGATGAAGAAACTTTCAAACGTTTTGAAGCTGAGCTTCTTGCTTTAGGTGAAAATATCAATATTGGAGATTTCTTCAAAATTGAAACTACTATTATTCAAGATAGTGACTGGGAAAATTCTTGGAAAGATTATTTCGATATTCTTAATATCGGTGAAAAATTCGTTATTGTACCTACATGGCGCGAACATGAAAATACTGAAGATAAATATATTATAAACATCGATCCAGGTATGGCTTTTGGTACTGGTGGACATGAGACTACTTCTCTATGTATTAAAAACCTTGAGAAATATGTTCAAAGAACTGACAATGTTATCGATGTTGGTTGCGGTAGTGGTATTTTAAGTATCGCGGCTAGTTATTTAACTGACGGTAATATAAAAGCTGTTGACTTAGATAAGCTTGCTGTTGATGTTTCTTACGAGAACTTCGCATTAAATAATCTTGAGAAAAGAATCGAAGTTGATCAAGCTAGTCTTCTTACAAAAGAAACTAAAAAATATAACATTATCGTATCGAACATTCTTGCTCACATTATCGAGCTTATGATTGATGATGCGTATAACTTATTAGAAGATGGTGGTTACTATATCACTTCTGGTATTATCGAAGAGAAGAAAGATGAACTTCTTGAAAAAATGTTAGAACGTGGTTTCAAACTTGTTGAAGAAACTTCTGATAACGGATGGTATTCATTCGTAGTTACAAAATAA
- the lgt gene encoding prolipoprotein diacylglyceryl transferase — MILGYLDPIAFHLFTKPVYWYGIIIATTVFFAYYLADKEATKRGLKKDTMLDLLLIALPIAFIFARAYYVIFRWEFYKGDFASMIAIWDGGIAIYGGLIGGFVVLYFFARRRGIKIIKLLDIIAPSLLVGQMLGRWGNFFNHEAYGEAVSQQYLQDRFIPNFIIENMYIDGAYRQPTFLYESLWCFIALVILLLIRNKLAQSEVFAAYLILYGVERFIVEGMRTDSLYLGSLRVSQVLSLVFVIGSLIYLIVLNTKYKDKKILYRES, encoded by the coding sequence ATGATATTAGGTTACTTAGATCCAATCGCCTTTCACTTATTTACAAAACCAGTATATTGGTACGGAATTATTATAGCGACTACTGTATTTTTTGCATACTACCTTGCTGATAAAGAAGCTACAAAAAGAGGGTTAAAAAAAGATACAATGTTAGATCTATTGCTAATAGCTTTACCTATAGCGTTTATCTTTGCTCGTGCGTACTACGTAATATTCAGATGGGAATTTTACAAAGGCGATTTTGCTAGTATGATAGCCATTTGGGATGGTGGAATAGCAATATACGGTGGTTTAATTGGTGGATTTGTAGTGTTATACTTTTTTGCAAGAAGAAGAGGGATAAAAATTATCAAGCTATTAGATATAATAGCGCCAAGTTTACTAGTGGGACAAATGCTAGGGCGTTGGGGGAACTTTTTCAACCATGAAGCATACGGTGAAGCAGTTAGTCAACAATATCTGCAAGATAGATTTATTCCAAACTTTATTATAGAAAATATGTATATTGATGGAGCTTACCGTCAACCAACATTCCTATATGAAAGTTTATGGTGTTTTATTGCACTTGTAATACTTCTATTAATAAGAAATAAACTAGCACAAAGTGAAGTCTTTGCTGCATACTTAATCTTATATGGAGTAGAGAGATTCATCGTTGAAGGAATGAGAACAGATTCACTATATCTAGGAAGCTTGAGAGTTTCTCAAGTCCTTTCATTAGTATTTGTGATAGGAAGTTTGATATACTTAATAGTGCTTAATACAAAATATAAAGATAAGAAGATTTTGTATAGAGAATCATAA
- a CDS encoding ATP-binding protein: MTGLVVVSLLVTSFFVTEYIKNREDEIIRQKIYSTAKVVANDKGVIDDVKHHRRTKGIQEYANRVLEETGTDFVVITDDTFTRYSHPINEFVGEKFSNIEDISSTFQSGDHYSKQSGVLGDGLRFFTAIKDENGENIGVVCVGYTKETVKKQILHSQEKILFGLLIGIAVAITLAVVYNRRLKRILLNYEPEEIAYNYIEKNLISDHVSEGIIAINIDKKVIVKNSSANQILDKAGYSKVKKGKKIPDQMYEIFFKSIIEENLQSRDEVIVLNYIEVLVNRNVIYQNGKLYGAVVTLRDQSEMKKLITELSGTEKYNDSLREQSHHFMNKLHVLHGLIEMKSYDEVQKFITYLKDDYHDKIGYISESIKVPAIAGFLLAKVREAKQKNISLLIDSDSMILNQEGLDELFNELLIILGVLIDNSMESIGEKEDGKIVVYLYLNTDENILLCNVYDNGCGISKDILENVFERGYSTKGENRGYGLNAVDTIVKKYNGLIDVESEVGKTKFTIEIPIEEE; this comes from the coding sequence ATGACAGGTCTTGTAGTAGTTTCATTATTAGTAACTTCATTTTTTGTTACGGAATATATAAAAAACCGAGAAGATGAGATTATTCGTCAAAAAATATATTCAACTGCAAAGGTGGTAGCTAATGATAAAGGTGTCATAGACGATGTAAAACATCACAGGAGAACCAAGGGAATTCAAGAATATGCTAATAGAGTATTGGAAGAAACAGGAACCGACTTTGTAGTTATCACGGATGATACTTTTACAAGATACAGTCATCCAATAAATGAATTTGTTGGTGAAAAATTTTCTAATATAGAAGATATTAGTTCGACATTCCAATCTGGAGATCACTATAGTAAGCAAAGTGGTGTTCTGGGAGACGGACTTAGATTTTTCACAGCAATAAAAGATGAAAATGGTGAAAATATTGGTGTTGTGTGTGTAGGATATACTAAAGAAACAGTAAAAAAACAAATACTACATTCACAAGAAAAAATATTATTTGGATTATTGATAGGTATAGCAGTTGCAATTACGTTAGCAGTAGTGTATAATAGACGACTTAAGCGTATATTGTTAAACTATGAACCAGAAGAAATAGCATACAATTATATAGAGAAAAATCTTATATCCGATCATGTTTCCGAAGGAATTATAGCAATAAATATAGATAAGAAAGTTATCGTTAAGAATAGTAGTGCTAATCAAATATTGGATAAAGCAGGGTATTCTAAAGTTAAAAAAGGTAAGAAAATTCCTGATCAGATGTATGAAATTTTCTTCAAGAGTATAATCGAAGAAAATCTTCAAAGTAGAGATGAAGTGATAGTTCTAAATTACATCGAAGTTCTAGTTAATAGAAATGTAATCTATCAAAATGGTAAGTTATATGGTGCTGTAGTTACACTACGTGACCAAAGTGAAATGAAAAAATTAATCACAGAATTAAGCGGTACAGAAAAATATAACGATAGCCTTCGAGAACAGAGTCATCACTTTATGAATAAATTGCATGTACTACATGGTTTAATTGAGATGAAGTCTTATGATGAGGTTCAAAAATTTATCACTTATCTAAAAGATGACTATCATGATAAAATTGGATACATATCTGAGAGTATTAAAGTACCAGCAATAGCAGGTTTTTTACTAGCAAAAGTAAGAGAAGCTAAACAAAAAAATATATCGTTATTAATTGATTCAGATTCAATGATTCTAAATCAAGAAGGTTTAGATGAACTATTTAATGAACTTTTAATAATTTTAGGAGTACTTATAGACAACTCAATGGAATCTATAGGGGAAAAAGAAGATGGGAAAATTGTTGTTTACTTATACCTAAATACAGATGAAAATATACTATTATGTAATGTGTATGATAATGGCTGTGGAATTAGTAAGGATATACTGGAGAATGTATTTGAAAGAGGATATTCAACTAAAGGGGAAAACAGAGGATACGGATTAAATGCCGTTGACACTATTGTGAAAAAATATAATGGTTTAATAGACGTGGAAAGCGAAGTAGGCAAAACAAAATTTACAATAGAGATACCAATCGAGGAGGAATAA
- a CDS encoding alpha/beta fold hydrolase has translation MLYINKRNEYINVNGLKIAYREINKGKSERPLVMLVHLAATMDNWDPKFIDLVAEKHHIILLDLPGVGGSEGKVATTIPGMAQQAIDIIKALGYNKINLLGLSMGGMIAQEVTRLNNDLVEKLILVGTGPRDGEGIGSVTSTTFKFMLKAGLNRVDPKRFIFYNHDEKGKIEANKVLERLASRSKENADDDMKVPGFLRQLKAIKRWSTVGFDDLKFITQPTLIANGDKDLMVPTVNSYNMHQKIENSKLIIYPNAAHGSLFQYADEFSKELIEFLGE, from the coding sequence ATGTTATATATAAATAAAAGAAATGAATACATTAATGTTAATGGATTAAAAATAGCATATAGAGAAATTAATAAAGGTAAATCAGAAAGACCATTAGTGATGTTAGTACACTTAGCGGCGACAATGGATAATTGGGATCCGAAATTTATTGACCTAGTAGCAGAAAAACATCATATTATCTTATTAGATTTACCAGGAGTTGGAGGAAGTGAAGGAAAAGTAGCTACAACAATTCCAGGGATGGCACAACAAGCTATCGACATTATTAAAGCATTAGGTTATAACAAAATAAACCTACTTGGATTGTCAATGGGTGGAATGATAGCTCAAGAAGTAACAAGATTAAATAATGACTTAGTAGAAAAATTAATCCTAGTAGGAACAGGACCGAGAGACGGCGAAGGAATCGGATCTGTAACTAGTACTACTTTCAAATTCATGCTAAAAGCAGGATTAAATAGGGTAGATCCTAAGAGATTTATCTTCTATAACCACGATGAAAAAGGAAAAATTGAAGCGAATAAAGTACTAGAAAGATTAGCAAGTCGTAGCAAAGAAAATGCAGATGACGATATGAAAGTACCAGGCTTTTTAAGACAATTAAAAGCAATCAAACGTTGGAGTACTGTAGGATTTGATGACTTAAAATTTATTACCCAACCTACACTAATCGCAAATGGTGATAAAGACTTAATGGTTCCTACAGTTAACTCATATAATATGCATCAAAAAATAGAAAATAGTAAATTAATAATTTATCCAAACGCAGCACACGGATCATTATTCCAATACGCAGATGAATTTTCAAAAGAGTTAATAGAATTTTTAGGAGAATAA
- the gatA gene encoding Asp-tRNA(Asn)/Glu-tRNA(Gln) amidotransferase subunit GatA, which translates to MSLLHESIESLELKLKNKEIKPSDLVKESLDRIKATDDKVGSFITVTEEVALKQAEALDCAQEEGRVEGKLFGIPMGIKDNIVTKDIQTTCASKILEGFNPIYDATVMNKLNKENPILLGKLNMDEFAMGGSTETSYYKLTRNPHDLDAVPGGSSGGSATAVAAGQVSFTLGSDTGGSVRQPASYCGVVGLKPTYGRVSRFGLVAFASSLDQIGPMTRTVKDNARVLEIISGLDANDMTSAPVEVPEFSKIITGDIKGKKIALPKEYFGAGIDEEVKQAVLEGVKYLESQGAIVEEVSLPNTDYAISTYYIIASAEASSNLSRFDGIRYGYRSPNATNLEEIYKKTRGEGFGAEVKRRIMLGTYVLSSGYYDAYYKKAQQVRTLIKQDFDRVFEEYDVIIGPTAPTVAFNIGEEVGDPIKIYANDILTIPVNMAGLPGISIPCGFKGNRPIGMQIIAKPFAESTLYDVAYNFEQHYNLHDKKIEL; encoded by the coding sequence ATGAGTTTATTACATGAATCAATTGAAAGTTTAGAACTTAAACTTAAAAATAAAGAAATTAAACCAAGTGATTTAGTAAAAGAATCACTAGACAGAATTAAAGCTACTGATGATAAAGTAGGTTCATTCATTACAGTAACTGAAGAAGTAGCATTAAAACAAGCTGAAGCTTTAGACTGTGCTCAAGAAGAAGGTCGCGTTGAAGGTAAATTATTCGGTATCCCAATGGGAATCAAAGATAACATTGTTACAAAAGACATTCAAACAACTTGTGCATCAAAAATCTTAGAAGGATTTAATCCAATTTACGATGCAACAGTAATGAACAAACTTAACAAAGAAAACCCAATTCTTTTAGGGAAATTAAACATGGACGAGTTTGCAATGGGTGGTTCTACAGAAACATCTTACTATAAACTTACTCGTAACCCTCACGACTTAGATGCAGTACCAGGAGGTTCAAGTGGTGGTTCAGCTACAGCGGTAGCAGCAGGACAAGTTAGCTTCACTCTAGGAAGTGACACAGGTGGTTCTGTACGTCAACCAGCTTCTTACTGTGGTGTAGTTGGATTAAAACCAACTTATGGACGTGTATCTCGTTTTGGATTAGTAGCATTCGCTTCATCATTAGACCAAATCGGACCAATGACTCGTACAGTTAAAGATAACGCTCGTGTATTAGAAATCATCTCTGGATTAGATGCTAACGACATGACTAGTGCACCTGTGGAAGTACCAGAATTCAGCAAAATCATTACTGGAGACATCAAAGGTAAGAAAATCGCTCTTCCTAAAGAATACTTCGGTGCAGGAATTGACGAAGAAGTTAAACAAGCAGTACTTGAAGGTGTTAAATACTTAGAAAGCCAAGGAGCTATTGTAGAAGAAGTAAGTCTTCCAAATACAGACTACGCTATTTCAACTTACTACATTATCGCTTCTGCAGAAGCAAGTTCAAACCTTTCTCGTTTCGATGGTATTCGTTATGGATACAGAAGTCCAAACGCAACAAACCTTGAAGAAATCTACAAAAAAACACGTGGAGAAGGATTTGGGGCTGAGGTTAAACGCCGTATTATGTTAGGAACATACGTATTATCTTCAGGATACTACGATGCATACTACAAAAAAGCACAACAAGTACGTACATTAATTAAACAAGACTTTGATAGAGTATTCGAAGAATACGATGTAATCATTGGACCGACTGCTCCAACAGTAGCATTCAACATTGGAGAAGAAGTAGGAGATCCAATTAAAATCTACGCTAACGATATCTTAACAATCCCAGTAAACATGGCTGGATTACCAGGTATCAGTATTCCATGTGGATTCAAAGGTAACCGTCCAATCGGTATGCAAATTATTGCTAAACCATTCGCAGAATCTACACTATACGATGTAGCGTATAACTTCGAACAACACTACAACTTACACGATAAAAAAATAGAATTATAA
- the trxB gene encoding thioredoxin-disulfide reductase, with amino-acid sequence MSEKIYDLIIVGAGPAGMTASIYASRANMSVLMLERKYPGGQMLSTEEIENYTGYEMITGPELSEKMFEHSKKFGTEFGFGNITEVGVRDGLKYVVAGEKEYVAKSIIIATGSEHKNLDVPGEEQFSGKGVSYCAVCDGAFFRNKEVVVIGGGDSAVEEALYLSNLAAKVTIVHRRDELRAQKILQDRAFAKENIEFVWDSVAYEIKGERKVSSIEIRNVKTGEESSIKADGVFIYVGMLPQTQDFRDLGITNEAGYIPTNEKLETSVPGIFAAGDVREKEIRQVITAASDGAIAAQSAYSFVEGLE; translated from the coding sequence ATGTCAGAAAAAATTTATGACCTAATTATTGTAGGAGCAGGACCTGCAGGGATGACTGCTTCAATCTATGCATCACGTGCGAATATGTCAGTATTGATGCTAGAAAGAAAATATCCAGGAGGTCAAATGTTATCAACTGAAGAAATTGAGAACTATACTGGATATGAAATGATTACAGGACCTGAACTATCAGAAAAAATGTTTGAACACTCTAAAAAATTCGGTACAGAATTTGGTTTTGGAAACATAACAGAAGTTGGAGTTAGAGACGGACTTAAATATGTAGTTGCAGGTGAAAAAGAATACGTAGCGAAATCAATCATAATTGCAACAGGATCAGAACATAAAAACCTTGATGTTCCTGGGGAAGAACAATTTTCAGGAAAAGGTGTAAGTTATTGTGCAGTTTGTGATGGTGCATTCTTTAGAAATAAAGAAGTAGTAGTTATCGGTGGAGGAGATTCAGCTGTAGAAGAAGCTTTATACTTATCTAACCTAGCTGCTAAAGTAACTATCGTTCACAGACGTGATGAACTACGCGCACAAAAAATTCTACAAGATAGAGCATTCGCTAAAGAAAATATCGAATTCGTTTGGGATAGTGTTGCCTACGAAATTAAAGGTGAAAGAAAAGTTTCTTCAATTGAAATAAGAAATGTAAAAACTGGTGAAGAAAGTTCTATTAAAGCTGATGGAGTATTCATCTATGTTGGTATGTTACCACAAACTCAAGATTTCAGAGATTTAGGAATTACTAATGAAGCTGGATATATCCCAACTAATGAAAAATTAGAAACATCAGTACCTGGTATTTTTGCAGCTGGAGATGTACGTGAAAAAGAAATCCGTCAAGTAATCACAGCAGCATCTGATGGAGCTATAGCAGCACAAAGTGCTTATAGCTTTGTAGAAGGTTTAGAATAA
- the gatC gene encoding Asp-tRNA(Asn)/Glu-tRNA(Gln) amidotransferase subunit GatC, whose amino-acid sequence MTTITKEQVAHIAHLSRLEIQESEVDGYIEKLEKVVDLFNTINSAPTENVKPTYHVLDLVNVFREDVAHDGMDREEVLKNSKETEAGQFKVPTIIE is encoded by the coding sequence ATGACAACAATTACGAAAGAACAAGTAGCTCACATCGCTCATCTTTCTAGATTAGAAATCCAAGAAAGTGAAGTAGATGGGTACATCGAAAAATTAGAAAAAGTTGTAGATTTATTCAATACAATCAACAGCGCACCAACAGAAAATGTAAAACCAACTTATCACGTTCTAGACTTAGTTAATGTATTTAGAGAAGACGTAGCTCATGATGGAATGGATAGAGAAGAAGTTCTTAAAAACTCTAAAGAAACTGAAGCAGGACAATTCAAAGTACCTACTATTATTGAATAA
- a CDS encoding response regulator translates to MRVLIIEDDPMVAMIHKEYFKKKELTDDLNHVTSIEDAREYLANNDVDLIVLDNYLIDGQGIEYLPELKGYPIIMITAANDVQTVEAALSNGVVDYLVKPFTYERFAQAIDKVQDYVKLLSKEKINQDLIDEYLNSGRIEEDEDNLPKGLSRITLKKVLEAIKQHNSGFTTQQIADKLDISRITIRKYLNHLVNINILSEDAEYYTSGRPVSVFTVVSESRLEKLL, encoded by the coding sequence GTGAGAGTACTAATAATAGAAGACGATCCAATGGTAGCGATGATACACAAGGAGTATTTTAAAAAGAAAGAATTAACAGATGATTTAAATCATGTTACATCAATAGAAGATGCGAGAGAATATTTAGCAAACAATGATGTTGACTTAATAGTTTTAGATAACTATTTAATTGATGGACAAGGAATTGAGTACTTACCAGAATTAAAAGGATATCCAATTATTATGATAACAGCAGCAAATGACGTTCAAACTGTAGAAGCTGCATTATCTAATGGAGTAGTAGATTACTTAGTAAAACCATTTACTTATGAAAGATTTGCACAAGCAATTGATAAAGTACAAGACTATGTGAAATTATTATCAAAAGAAAAAATTAATCAAGATTTAATCGATGAATATTTAAATTCTGGTAGAATAGAAGAAGATGAAGATAATTTACCTAAAGGACTATCAAGAATCACATTGAAAAAAGTACTAGAGGCTATAAAACAGCATAATAGTGGATTTACTACTCAACAAATTGCAGATAAGTTAGATATTTCTAGAATAACTATTAGAAAATATTTAAATCACTTAGTTAATATAAACATACTTAGTGAAGATGCTGAATACTATACATCAGGAAGACCTGTGTCAGTATTTACAGTCGTATCTGAAAGTAGATTAGAAAAATTATTATAA
- a CDS encoding Rrf2 family transcriptional regulator, with amino-acid sequence MDTKFSVALHILIYISETDKVVSSEILAKSVNTNSSHIRKILVVLKKGELIESQQGKTGITLAKEPKDITLSEIYQIIYPDKYLVNIHEGANKECPVGLNIENLLQPVFNEAQEAFYKKLEGKTLEKLIKELYIIGEK; translated from the coding sequence ATGGATACAAAATTTTCAGTAGCATTACACATACTAATATATATTTCAGAAACAGATAAAGTAGTTTCTTCGGAGATACTAGCTAAAAGTGTTAACACAAATAGTAGTCACATAAGAAAGATTCTTGTAGTGTTGAAAAAAGGTGAACTAATAGAAAGTCAACAAGGAAAAACTGGAATAACATTGGCAAAAGAGCCTAAAGACATTACATTATCAGAAATTTATCAAATCATTTATCCTGATAAATACTTAGTAAATATCCATGAAGGTGCTAATAAAGAATGCCCAGTTGGTTTAAATATCGAAAACTTATTACAGCCAGTATTTAATGAAGCACAAGAAGCTTTTTATAAAAAACTTGAAGGTAAAACATTAGAAAAATTAATTAAAGAATTATACATAATAGGAGAAAAATAA
- a CDS encoding NADP-dependent oxidoreductase has protein sequence MKAAVHTKYNKNNIELEIREVAVPTINENEVLVKVTAAGVNPLDNMISRGEVKIIVPYTLPQVAGNEVVGIIEQKGSNVANFEIGDRVFSRLPLDKIGAFAEYVAINQDAIAKVPDYLTDEEAAAVPLTALTIMQALELMGAESGKTIFVSGGTGGVGGMAIPVAKAKGLTVITNGSLENKERVEKLGVDQFIDYKTTDYTKVLKDVDYVLDTLGGAETEKQMTIMKSGGKLVSLRAMPNGNFAKRMNLAWWKQFVLGLAGRKFDKMANKYGVSYDFIFVESNGKQLQEVADIFTKLEIKPSVDTVFDFKDVNKALDKVANGRSRGKTVLSFK, from the coding sequence ATGAAAGCAGCAGTACACACAAAATATAATAAAAATAATATAGAACTTGAAATTAGAGAAGTAGCAGTACCTACAATAAATGAAAATGAAGTGTTGGTAAAAGTTACAGCAGCTGGAGTAAATCCACTAGATAATATGATTTCACGTGGTGAAGTAAAGATTATCGTACCTTATACACTTCCACAAGTTGCAGGTAATGAGGTAGTGGGGATTATTGAACAAAAAGGAAGTAATGTAGCTAATTTTGAGATTGGAGATAGAGTATTCTCTAGATTACCATTAGATAAAATCGGGGCTTTTGCTGAATATGTAGCTATTAATCAAGATGCAATAGCTAAAGTACCAGATTATCTAACTGATGAAGAAGCTGCAGCCGTTCCATTAACAGCATTAACAATTATGCAAGCTTTAGAACTTATGGGAGCAGAATCAGGAAAAACAATCTTCGTCTCAGGTGGAACAGGTGGAGTAGGTGGTATGGCTATTCCTGTCGCCAAAGCAAAAGGATTAACAGTAATCACTAATGGTAGTTTAGAAAATAAAGAACGTGTTGAAAAATTAGGTGTTGATCAATTCATCGACTATAAAACAACAGATTACACTAAAGTATTAAAAGATGTTGATTATGTGCTTGATACTTTAGGTGGAGCAGAAACAGAAAAACAAATGACTATTATGAAGTCAGGTGGTAAATTAGTGTCGCTAAGAGCTATGCCAAATGGAAATTTCGCTAAACGTATGAACTTAGCTTGGTGGAAACAATTTGTCTTAGGATTAGCTGGTAGAAAATTCGATAAAATGGCAAATAAATATGGAGTATCATATGACTTCATTTTCGTAGAATCAAATGGTAAACAACTTCAAGAAGTAGCTGACATTTTCACAAAATTAGAAATTAAACCATCAGTAGACACGGTATTTGACTTTAAAGATGTAAATAAAGCATTAGATAAAGTAGCGAATGGACGTTCAAGAGGTAAAACAGTTTTAAGTTTTAAATAA